One Sphaerisporangium krabiense DNA segment encodes these proteins:
- a CDS encoding amino acid adenylation domain-containing protein, giving the protein MSASAPLYERFAASVRDHPDAVALEVGAYRLSYAELADLAGALAVRLLRHGVGPRATAGEPCAPVGLLANRSPIAYAGYLAIQRLGRPVVPLNPAFPAARTATIARRAGLAAILADPAAEADPVLRTDPAIQAEGAVVPVVVGDTRDGSPGAVAPVGDAGMDDLAYVLFTSGSTGVPKGVPISHRNVAAYLDHVVPLYGAGPGARLSQAFDLTFDPSVLDMFAAWPTGATLVVPGRADLMSPARFVAERGVTHWFSVPSVISLARRLRKLPPGGMPGLRWSLFAGEQLTLAQAEAWRRAAPGARIANLYGPTELTVTCSAHTLPADPARWPHTANGTVPVGDVHPGLDHLVLDAEGRPAAEGELVVRGPQRFPGYLDPADDAGRFVTVDAAGAATAYDGTTPLTPEHWYRTGDRVRATGDGLVHLGRLDQQVQVDGYRVEPGEVEAALRDLPGVRDAVVLALTGDAGRVSLVAAYTGGPPSGDALAALRARLPAYMVPSSATRLDALPLNDNGKIDRRALARTVAGANGGTP; this is encoded by the coding sequence ATGAGCGCATCCGCACCACTGTATGAACGGTTCGCGGCGAGTGTCCGTGATCATCCTGACGCCGTGGCGCTGGAGGTCGGGGCATACCGGCTTTCCTATGCGGAGTTGGCCGATCTCGCAGGTGCGCTGGCCGTGCGGCTGCTGCGGCACGGCGTCGGTCCGCGGGCGACCGCCGGGGAGCCGTGCGCGCCGGTGGGGCTCCTCGCGAACCGCAGCCCCATCGCGTACGCCGGGTACCTGGCGATACAGCGGCTTGGCCGGCCGGTCGTGCCGCTCAACCCCGCGTTCCCCGCCGCGCGCACCGCGACGATCGCGCGCCGCGCGGGCCTGGCCGCCATCCTGGCCGACCCGGCCGCAGAGGCCGATCCCGTCCTGCGAACCGATCCCGCCATACAGGCGGAGGGTGCGGTGGTGCCGGTCGTGGTGGGCGACACCAGGGATGGATCGCCGGGCGCGGTGGCGCCCGTGGGGGACGCCGGGATGGACGACCTGGCCTACGTCCTGTTCACGTCCGGATCGACGGGCGTTCCCAAGGGGGTGCCGATCTCGCACCGCAACGTCGCCGCGTACCTCGACCACGTCGTCCCGTTGTACGGCGCGGGGCCGGGCGCGCGCCTGTCGCAGGCGTTCGACCTCACCTTCGACCCGTCCGTGCTCGACATGTTCGCCGCCTGGCCGACCGGCGCCACGCTCGTGGTCCCCGGCCGCGCGGACCTGATGTCCCCGGCCCGGTTCGTCGCCGAGCGCGGCGTCACCCACTGGTTCTCGGTGCCGTCGGTCATCTCGCTGGCGCGACGGCTGCGCAAGCTGCCGCCGGGCGGCATGCCCGGCCTGCGGTGGAGCCTGTTCGCCGGGGAGCAGCTCACGCTCGCGCAGGCCGAGGCGTGGCGGCGGGCCGCGCCGGGCGCCAGGATCGCCAACCTCTACGGCCCGACCGAGCTGACCGTCACCTGCAGCGCCCACACGCTTCCCGCCGACCCCGCACGGTGGCCCCACACGGCGAACGGCACCGTGCCCGTCGGCGACGTCCATCCCGGCCTGGACCATCTCGTCCTGGACGCCGAGGGCCGTCCCGCCGCCGAGGGTGAGCTGGTGGTGCGCGGGCCGCAGCGGTTCCCCGGCTACCTGGACCCCGCCGACGACGCCGGCCGGTTCGTCACCGTGGACGCCGCCGGCGCCGCGACGGCGTACGACGGCACGACGCCCCTCACGCCGGAGCACTGGTACCGGACCGGCGACCGGGTGCGCGCGACCGGCGACGGCCTCGTCCACCTCGGACGGCTGGACCAGCAGGTCCAGGTGGACGGGTACCGCGTGGAGCCGGGCGAGGTGGAGGCCGCGCTGCGTGACCTGCCCGGGGTGCGCGACGCCGTCGTCCTCGCCCTCACCGGCGACGCCGGGCGGGTGAGCCTCGTGGCCGCGTACACGGGCGGGCCTCCCTCCGGGGACGCGCTCGCGGCGCTGCGCGCCCGGCTGCCCGCGTACATGGTGCCGTCCAGCGCGACGCGCCTGGACGCGCTCCCGCTCAACGACAACGGCAAGATCGACCGGCGGGCCCTGGCGCGCACGGTCGCAGGCGCGAACGGAGGCACGCCGTGA
- a CDS encoding flavin reductase family protein, translating to MTTTSALLGGPATEMDGARFRAIMAEFPTAVTVISATGGDGPAGCTASAVLSLSLEPPSVLVSLASAGRTLRHTLAAGRFGVNVLAWRQRGLIRRFATGETCRRFDGVGHGRHLGVPVLDGAAAALVCDIAQAIPVYDHVLLVGLVRWARAGADHPALVHHRNSSHPTTREEPR from the coding sequence GTGACCACGACCAGCGCGCTCCTCGGCGGGCCCGCGACCGAGATGGACGGCGCCCGCTTCCGCGCGATCATGGCCGAGTTCCCCACGGCCGTCACCGTGATCTCCGCCACGGGCGGGGACGGGCCCGCCGGGTGCACGGCCAGCGCGGTGCTGTCGCTCTCCCTGGAACCTCCGAGCGTGCTGGTGTCCCTCGCGAGCGCGGGCCGCACGCTCCGGCACACCCTCGCGGCGGGACGGTTCGGCGTCAACGTGCTGGCCTGGCGGCAGCGCGGGCTGATCCGCCGCTTCGCCACCGGGGAGACGTGCCGCCGCTTCGACGGCGTCGGCCACGGCCGCCATCTCGGCGTGCCGGTGCTGGACGGCGCGGCGGCGGCCCTGGTGTGCGACATCGCCCAGGCCATCCCCGTCTACGACCACGTCCTGCTCGTCGGCCTGGTGCGGTGGGCCCGCGCCGGCGCGGACCACCCGGCCCTCGTCCACCACCGCAACTCCAGCCACCCGACGACGAGAGAGGAGCCTCGATGA
- a CDS encoding maleylpyruvate isomerase N-terminal domain-containing protein, which translates to MDSSRLLGRLQEDFDLLRDAVAAADPAARVPSCPDWSAADLARHVAHVYLHKAEIIRLGAFPESLPDEHPDPLTALDTAYAVLTGRFSAHEPGDAAPSWYEPDQTVGFWIRRMAQETVIHRVDAELAAGRPVSGIPGDIALDGIDEVLKLFVGYGSTRWKDDFGTLLDAPDQRPLSVSTSHHAWTVRALPGGVAVEDARTGFDGDALVSGDAVPLLLWLWNRDGGEAVRRTGDQALLDQFHALRTAATQ; encoded by the coding sequence ATGGATTCCTCTCGTCTGCTCGGTCGTCTTCAGGAAGACTTCGACCTGCTCCGCGATGCCGTCGCCGCCGCCGACCCCGCCGCGCGGGTGCCGTCCTGCCCCGACTGGTCCGCCGCCGACCTCGCCCGGCACGTCGCCCACGTGTACCTCCACAAGGCCGAGATCATCAGGCTCGGCGCCTTCCCCGAGTCCCTGCCGGACGAGCACCCGGACCCCCTGACCGCGCTCGACACGGCGTACGCGGTCCTGACCGGGCGATTCTCCGCGCACGAGCCCGGGGACGCCGCGCCCTCGTGGTACGAGCCCGACCAGACCGTCGGGTTCTGGATCCGCCGCATGGCCCAGGAGACCGTGATCCACCGCGTCGACGCGGAGCTCGCGGCCGGGCGGCCGGTGTCCGGCATTCCCGGTGACATCGCCCTCGACGGCATCGACGAGGTCCTGAAGCTGTTCGTCGGCTACGGAAGCACCCGCTGGAAGGACGACTTCGGCACGCTGCTCGACGCGCCCGACCAGCGTCCCCTCTCGGTCTCCACCAGCCACCACGCGTGGACGGTGCGGGCGCTGCCCGGCGGCGTCGCGGTCGAGGACGCCCGGACGGGCTTCGACGGGGACGCGCTCGTCAGCGGGGACGCCGTCCCGCTCCTGCTGTGGCTGTGGAACCGCGACGGCGGCGAGGCCGTACGCCGCACCGGCGACCAGGCCCTTCTGGACCAGTTCCACGCGCTCCGCACCGCCGCCACGCAGTGA
- a CDS encoding MmcQ/YjbR family DNA-binding protein — translation MVTVEEIRAVASALPRTTEHLIRDHVKFRIGKIVYLSVSPDETLMGFGFPKEERAGLVAGNPEKFVMPLPSDERYNWVRVRLAALDRAEMRELVVESWRMCVPKKISALVP, via the coding sequence ATGGTCACCGTCGAGGAGATCCGTGCGGTGGCGTCGGCGCTGCCCCGGACGACCGAGCACCTGATTCGCGATCATGTGAAGTTCCGGATCGGGAAGATCGTGTACCTGTCCGTCTCACCGGACGAGACGCTGATGGGCTTCGGGTTCCCCAAGGAGGAACGGGCGGGGCTGGTCGCGGGGAATCCGGAGAAGTTCGTCATGCCGCTTCCCTCCGACGAGCGCTACAACTGGGTCCGCGTCCGCCTGGCCGCCCTCGACCGCGCCGAGATGCGCGAGCTGGTGGTGGAGTCGTGGCGCATGTGCGTGCCGAAGAAGATCTCGGCCCTGGTCCCGTGA
- a CDS encoding MFS transporter has translation MSVRPAAAQGADAREPTRDRPGERGVLARYVTTAVLLRLADEGARVALLLLALERAGGAGYGGLLVAALMVPHVVAAPLAGAVADTVRRRRPLYVTAYLAYAAALVAATLLIEASRVVVVLLVVLAGCFAPLMIGGLTSLLGELVPGRLTRAFGLDATSYSMAGIAGPALAAVLAGVFGPAVAIFVLGAVVAAGGALLWTLPIPDRAAVRERVTTPAARAGAGAGRDRGGPPGVGAGRDRAGRRGRGFGAVAVIWRSRSLAAVTVGSSLGQVGMGAVQVLAALLAVRAHDTALTGVIMSAIAVGGLAGGLLYSRFPIRRRRPETVVVLCLLLMTVPFLVIAPLPSAWAALPLFAVVGLLNSALFCSLLVVRDRESPPEARTRVFTLGAGLKSTAAAAGAALAGLATGTGTVALLLAIAAAQLAGAASGALILRRPAR, from the coding sequence ATGTCCGTGAGACCGGCCGCCGCCCAGGGCGCAGACGCCCGTGAACCCACCCGGGATCGGCCGGGCGAGCGTGGAGTCCTGGCCCGGTACGTCACCACGGCCGTGCTGCTCCGCCTGGCCGACGAGGGCGCCCGGGTGGCGTTGCTCCTGCTCGCCCTGGAGCGCGCCGGCGGCGCCGGGTACGGCGGCCTGCTCGTGGCCGCGCTGATGGTGCCGCACGTCGTCGCCGCCCCGCTCGCCGGCGCGGTCGCCGACACCGTGCGCCGCCGCCGGCCGCTCTACGTCACGGCCTACCTGGCGTACGCGGCGGCGCTGGTCGCCGCCACCCTGCTGATCGAGGCGTCCAGGGTCGTGGTGGTCCTGCTGGTCGTGCTGGCGGGCTGCTTCGCGCCGCTGATGATCGGCGGGCTGACCAGCCTGCTCGGCGAGCTGGTCCCCGGACGGCTCACCCGCGCCTTCGGGCTGGACGCCACGTCGTACAGCATGGCCGGGATCGCCGGGCCCGCGCTCGCGGCCGTGCTGGCCGGCGTCTTCGGCCCGGCCGTCGCGATCTTCGTGCTCGGCGCGGTGGTGGCCGCGGGCGGCGCGCTGCTGTGGACCCTCCCGATCCCCGACCGCGCCGCCGTGCGGGAGCGCGTGACGACGCCCGCGGCGCGGGCCGGTGCGGGCGCGGGACGTGACAGGGGCGGGCCTCCTGGTGTCGGCGCGGGGCGTGACAGGGCCGGGCGGCGGGGCAGAGGTTTCGGGGCGGTGGCGGTGATATGGCGGAGCCGGAGCCTCGCCGCGGTGACCGTCGGGTCCAGCCTCGGGCAGGTCGGGATGGGGGCCGTGCAGGTGTTGGCGGCGCTGCTGGCCGTGCGGGCGCACGACACCGCGCTGACCGGCGTGATCATGTCGGCCATCGCGGTGGGCGGACTGGCCGGGGGCCTGCTGTACAGCAGGTTCCCGATCAGGCGGCGCCGGCCGGAGACCGTGGTGGTGCTCTGCCTGCTCCTGATGACGGTCCCGTTCCTGGTCATCGCGCCGTTGCCGTCGGCGTGGGCCGCCCTGCCGCTGTTCGCCGTGGTGGGGCTTCTCAACAGCGCGCTGTTCTGCTCCCTGCTGGTGGTGCGCGACCGCGAGTCGCCGCCGGAGGCCCGCACGCGGGTCTTCACCTTGGGCGCCGGCCTCAAGAGCACCGCGGCGGCCGCCGGCGCGGCCCTGGCCGGCCTCGCCACCGGGACCGGCACCGTGGCGCTGCTCCTCGCCATCGCCGCCGCCCAACTGGCGGGCGCGGCCTCCGGCGCCCTGATCCTCCGCCGCCCCGCCCGGTGA
- a CDS encoding restriction endonuclease has translation MARRRPARRAGRRSGDGIMWALVGLVVAVPLINATVGFVRASGPWLLVATLTAGVAVAAVALLLARRSHRQRDHYLRANARLETIDQMSGEQFEHLVAALLRRDGFRKVRVTGGAGDGGVDVLAVAPDGRLFAVQCKRWSNNVGSPHVRNLLGALAHAYAGHTGLLVTSSGFTSAALREGRAAELPMIARAQLAEWALGCPLPDLLAPSPPHRLSA, from the coding sequence ATGGCTCGACGACGACCGGCCCGGCGCGCTGGGAGGCGCAGCGGCGACGGCATCATGTGGGCGCTCGTGGGGCTGGTCGTCGCGGTCCCGCTGATCAACGCGACCGTCGGGTTCGTGCGCGCGTCCGGGCCGTGGCTGCTCGTGGCCACCCTCACGGCGGGCGTCGCGGTCGCCGCCGTGGCGCTGCTCCTCGCCCGCCGGTCGCACCGGCAGCGCGACCACTACCTGCGCGCGAACGCCCGCCTGGAGACCATCGACCAGATGAGCGGCGAGCAGTTCGAGCATCTGGTGGCGGCGCTGCTCCGGCGGGACGGCTTCCGCAAGGTCCGCGTCACGGGCGGCGCGGGCGACGGCGGGGTGGACGTCCTCGCCGTCGCGCCGGACGGCCGCCTGTTCGCCGTCCAGTGCAAGCGCTGGTCGAACAACGTGGGCTCTCCCCACGTGCGCAACCTGCTCGGCGCCCTGGCCCACGCCTACGCCGGCCACACCGGCCTGCTGGTGACCTCCAGCGGCTTCACCTCGGCCGCCTTACGCGAGGGCCGGGCCGCCGAGCTTCCCATGATCGCCCGAGCCCAGCTCGCCGAATGGGCCCTGGGCTGCCCGCTCCCCGACCTGCTCGCGCCTTCGCCTCCGCACCGCCTGTCCGCCTGA
- a CDS encoding acyl-CoA dehydrogenase family protein — translation MPDTSTNPNPLLTSPHREQTRAPRPDPRGTRDTDVAAVVRELPVDASAAVVWRALGAAGLICGVYRDGGRPRVEPAALRRLLAALDDRLPVGATLGVCVQLATALPLLGQAADLCPPAAAALPAVSRGEDVVALAATDAGPGSDLTALATTAEIGADHVVLNGRKRWITNAATARHLLVLARHRPGGHFTDFTWVLVPADAPGVTIRPAGTTLFGAAGIGHVHLDGVRLPRSHVAGRVGHGLAVFARHIATERLAGALWGVALCRRALAGTADRLDGRALAGGTLGRHPVVRDRLARATVRLHALDALCRVHGEAVARDGDTVAAALLKAAVAETVEHVLADCAHLQGADGFAEDGAQTLRAQAGVFGVGGGTTEVVLGLLADNLPALLNRIRPT, via the coding sequence TTGCCTGACACATCCACGAACCCGAACCCCCTGCTCACCTCCCCGCATCGTGAACAGACACGCGCCCCCCGGCCCGACCCCAGAGGGACGCGCGACACAGATGTCGCCGCGGTCGTCCGGGAGCTGCCGGTCGACGCGTCCGCGGCCGTGGTGTGGCGGGCGCTGGGCGCGGCGGGGCTGATCTGTGGCGTCTACCGGGACGGCGGACGTCCACGCGTGGAGCCGGCCGCGCTGCGACGCCTGCTCGCCGCCCTGGACGACCGCCTCCCCGTCGGCGCCACCCTCGGCGTGTGCGTCCAGCTCGCCACGGCCCTGCCGCTGCTCGGTCAGGCCGCGGACCTCTGCCCGCCCGCCGCGGCGGCGCTGCCGGCGGTGTCGCGCGGCGAGGACGTCGTGGCGCTCGCCGCGACCGACGCCGGGCCGGGGTCGGATCTGACGGCGCTCGCCACCACCGCCGAGATCGGCGCGGACCACGTCGTCCTGAACGGGCGCAAGCGGTGGATCACCAACGCCGCCACGGCCCGACACCTGCTGGTCCTCGCGCGGCACCGGCCCGGCGGGCACTTCACCGACTTCACCTGGGTCCTGGTCCCCGCCGACGCGCCCGGCGTGACGATCCGCCCCGCCGGGACCACGCTGTTCGGCGCGGCCGGGATCGGGCACGTCCACCTGGACGGCGTCCGGCTGCCCCGGTCCCACGTCGCGGGCCGGGTGGGCCACGGGCTGGCCGTCTTCGCCCGGCACATCGCCACCGAACGGCTCGCCGGGGCGCTGTGGGGAGTGGCGCTCTGCCGGCGCGCGCTCGCCGGCACGGCCGACCGGCTCGACGGCCGGGCCCTGGCCGGCGGCACGCTCGGGCGGCACCCTGTGGTCCGCGACCGGCTCGCGCGCGCCACGGTGCGCCTGCACGCCCTGGACGCGCTGTGCCGCGTCCACGGCGAGGCCGTCGCCCGGGACGGCGACACGGTCGCGGCGGCGCTGCTCAAGGCGGCGGTGGCCGAGACCGTGGAGCACGTCCTGGCGGACTGCGCGCACCTCCAGGGCGCGGACGGCTTCGCCGAGGACGGCGCCCAGACGCTCCGCGCGCAGGCCGGCGTGTTCGGCGTGGGAGGAGGGACGACGGAGGTCGTCCTCGGCCTGCTCGCCGACAACCTCCCCGCACTCCTGAACCGCATCCGCCCGACATGA
- a CDS encoding 4'-phosphopantetheinyl transferase family protein codes for MTTPTRPALATTARTKRKEDATTACLTPGAADRPNRTENVTTTTCLTPGAVGRPKRTEDVTTDLVVVRPGVWVACAVIGLEPGGGPAGGTRFHTADDLRQAGGMHARRRREFLAGRALLRLLLGAAAPAVRHAEVRAGPRGRPMLAGHPWVGVSVSHDQGLVAAAVAPHRRVGVDVQRPATASSRMVGRIFGRHAGLVRELPAADQEAAVAWAWTAQEACAKADGRGLAARPWRIEVPPEAETGAWGPYRWTSLRAVSAIPLSYALGPPHAPHPLPPIPYRAPHPLPPIPYRAPHPLPPIPPHAPSPLAAHSTAQPSPHPSSATGSRSCTPSTPRIPVSLSSAVRGGFDDGKDGA; via the coding sequence ATGACCACGCCAACCCGCCCAGCACTGGCCACCACCGCCCGCACCAAGAGGAAAGAGGATGCGACAACGGCCTGCCTGACACCCGGCGCGGCGGACCGTCCCAACAGGACCGAGAACGTGACGACGACGACCTGCCTGACACCCGGCGCGGTGGGCCGTCCCAAGAGGACCGAGGACGTGACGACGGATCTGGTCGTCGTGCGGCCTGGGGTCTGGGTGGCGTGTGCTGTGATCGGCCTGGAACCGGGAGGCGGGCCGGCCGGGGGCACGCGGTTCCACACTGCCGACGACCTCCGGCAGGCCGGGGGGATGCACGCTCGGCGTCGCCGGGAGTTCCTCGCGGGGCGGGCGCTGCTACGGCTGCTGCTGGGCGCCGCAGCGCCCGCGGTGCGGCACGCCGAGGTGCGGGCCGGGCCGCGTGGACGGCCCATGCTGGCCGGCCACCCGTGGGTCGGCGTCAGCGTGTCGCACGACCAGGGCCTCGTGGCGGCCGCCGTGGCCCCGCACCGGCGGGTCGGCGTCGACGTGCAACGGCCGGCGACGGCGTCCTCCCGCATGGTCGGCCGGATCTTCGGCCGGCACGCCGGACTCGTCCGCGAGCTGCCCGCCGCCGACCAGGAGGCCGCCGTGGCCTGGGCCTGGACGGCGCAGGAGGCCTGTGCCAAGGCCGACGGCCGCGGGCTGGCGGCCCGCCCATGGCGGATCGAGGTGCCTCCCGAGGCCGAGACGGGCGCCTGGGGGCCGTACCGCTGGACCAGCCTGCGCGCGGTCTCCGCCATCCCCCTCAGCTACGCGCTCGGCCCTCCGCACGCCCCTCACCCCTTGCCACCCATCCCTTACCGCGCCCCTCACCCCTTGCCACCCATCCCTTACCGCGCCCCTCACCCCTTGCCGCCCATTCCTCCCCACGCCCCCTCGCCGCTGGCCGCCCATTCCACCGCCCAGCCCTCGCCCCATCCGTCCTCGGCCACTGGCTCCCGATCCTGTACGCCCTCGACCCCGCGCATCCCCGTGTCCCTGTCCTCCGCCGTCCGTGGCGGATTCGACGATGGAAAGGACGGCGCATGA
- a CDS encoding serine hydrolase domain-containing protein, protein MSVVADRGRGVAVDEASLRARLESFRRRHGVPGAVACLFDRAGPVVTVASGRLGAGLPGTSAYAVREDTAFRAYSVAKLVTATLICALAADGTLELSAPVGEYLPELRLRHGADPGAITLRHLLGHTSGLPPDRVEAAGSRGGARDLGRATLAEVRRLPRVGEPGEVFSYSNAGTSLAGHVAERVTGRPFAGLARERLFAPLGMAASTFALTAPEPRLRHHPPSPSDPPAAHARHVPAALCFTTAPDLARLGALHLRQGAGHDTADPLSGIGGVARAHRPVADIPVEVDLAYGLGTLLTRRGGLRVVGHEGFHAGMWCKLLAIPELGAGLVWADNRGAELRAARYEVIDAILAEHGVAPPDRRPGTGWLPAAAVAGRYWRVGAAPVDVDATGADDLLATCGGHRVPLRRAAPDVWAAPHSGTGLAAPPWTPHMDSRAITAGFRSTGPETAHLHLNGLPYRRTAAATTGPARLGGSDGG, encoded by the coding sequence ATGAGCGTCGTCGCCGACCGTGGACGGGGCGTGGCCGTGGACGAGGCGTCGCTGCGGGCGCGTCTGGAGTCCTTCCGGCGCCGCCACGGGGTTCCGGGGGCCGTGGCCTGCCTGTTCGACCGGGCCGGCCCGGTGGTCACCGTCGCCTCGGGACGCCTGGGCGCCGGCCTCCCCGGCACTTCCGCGTACGCGGTGCGCGAGGACACCGCCTTCCGCGCGTACTCGGTGGCGAAGCTGGTCACCGCGACGCTGATCTGCGCGCTCGCCGCCGACGGGACGCTGGAGCTGTCGGCCCCGGTCGGCGAGTACCTGCCGGAGCTGCGCCTGCGGCACGGCGCGGACCCGGGCGCGATCACTCTGCGCCACCTGCTCGGCCACACCTCCGGCCTGCCGCCCGACCGCGTCGAGGCGGCAGGATCCCGGGGCGGCGCGCGCGACCTCGGCCGCGCGACCCTCGCCGAGGTGCGCAGGCTGCCGCGCGTCGGCGAGCCGGGAGAGGTGTTCTCCTACAGCAACGCCGGGACGTCCCTGGCCGGGCACGTGGCCGAGCGGGTGACGGGCCGTCCCTTCGCCGGCCTGGCCCGCGAGCGGCTGTTCGCGCCGCTGGGCATGGCCGCCAGCACCTTCGCCCTCACCGCACCGGAACCCCGCCTTCGGCACCACCCGCCCTCGCCGTCCGACCCGCCGGCGGCGCACGCGCGGCACGTTCCCGCCGCGCTGTGCTTCACCACCGCCCCCGACCTGGCCCGGCTCGGCGCGCTGCACCTGCGCCAGGGGGCCGGCCACGACACCGCCGACCCGCTGTCCGGCATCGGCGGCGTCGCCCGGGCGCACCGGCCCGTCGCCGACATCCCCGTCGAGGTGGACCTGGCGTACGGGCTCGGCACGCTGCTGACGCGCCGGGGCGGGCTCCGCGTGGTCGGGCACGAAGGGTTCCACGCCGGCATGTGGTGCAAACTGCTCGCCATCCCGGAGCTCGGCGCAGGACTCGTGTGGGCCGACAACCGGGGCGCGGAGCTGCGCGCCGCCCGGTACGAGGTGATCGACGCGATCCTGGCGGAGCACGGCGTCGCACCGCCCGACCGGCGACCGGGCACGGGGTGGCTGCCCGCCGCCGCGGTGGCGGGCCGGTACTGGCGTGTCGGCGCGGCTCCGGTGGACGTGGACGCCACCGGAGCCGACGACCTGCTCGCGACCTGCGGCGGGCATCGCGTGCCGCTGCGCAGGGCCGCGCCGGACGTCTGGGCGGCCCCCCACTCCGGGACCGGCCTGGCGGCGCCTCCGTGGACGCCGCACATGGACAGCCGTGCGATCACCGCCGGGTTCCGCTCCACCGGCCCGGAGACCGCCCACCTCCACCTCAACGGCCTGCCCTACCGGCGCACCGCCGCCGCCACCACCGGCCCGGCGCGGCTTGGCGGATCGGACGGTGGGTAG
- a CDS encoding glycosyltransferase: MRVLFAPLAGAAGVGAVTRCLAVAEQAVMRGHRVAFLAPAGYPMLGDHPLGATYAVPRPRRPATVRDGNYATFAEALWVRGMAEPGYLDAAVTAERAAIEAFRPDVIFTEWQATLAVSARLTGVPLVATIATPDVTRLVGGGEEDTAFRHVQDAYAALCRAHGLEAPDCVERLLHGGGTLNVAPTVPALEPLPATLPGTLYAGPLLFAPLELAGAPAPPADGVRRVVVYLSAGTVTIEDLLPELADAFPPPAHDVLVAAREDRVGGHVLPHTFGNVTVTRTPGITRALAGADLLVTRGGQNSLMAAMLAGVPVVGVPGDHVEPRYNLAVLEAHGAARVLGGVPTSAELKEAAGHLAATAAAERARRLGALLRDTPGPYGVVRAMESLASGRLGAPDRWRPPAPAPVGAGGPASADGLQPAGAPSHAAWI, translated from the coding sequence ATGCGTGTCCTTTTCGCTCCTCTGGCCGGCGCGGCGGGCGTCGGAGCCGTGACGCGGTGCCTGGCCGTGGCCGAGCAGGCCGTCATGCGCGGCCACCGGGTCGCGTTCCTCGCGCCCGCCGGATACCCCATGCTCGGCGACCACCCCCTCGGCGCCACGTACGCGGTGCCGCGCCCCCGGCGTCCCGCCACCGTCCGCGACGGCAACTACGCCACCTTCGCCGAGGCCCTGTGGGTGCGCGGGATGGCGGAACCCGGCTACCTGGACGCGGCGGTGACCGCCGAGCGTGCCGCGATCGAGGCGTTCCGGCCGGACGTGATCTTCACCGAGTGGCAGGCCACGCTGGCCGTCTCCGCCCGCCTGACCGGCGTGCCGCTGGTCGCGACGATCGCGACGCCGGACGTCACCCGCCTGGTGGGCGGAGGCGAGGAGGACACGGCGTTCCGCCACGTCCAGGACGCCTACGCCGCGCTGTGCCGCGCGCACGGCCTGGAGGCCCCCGACTGCGTCGAACGCCTCCTGCACGGCGGCGGCACGCTGAACGTCGCGCCCACCGTGCCCGCCCTGGAGCCGCTGCCCGCCACGCTGCCGGGCACGCTGTACGCCGGCCCGCTGCTGTTCGCCCCGCTCGAACTGGCCGGCGCCCCCGCGCCGCCCGCGGACGGCGTCCGCCGCGTCGTGGTCTACCTCAGCGCCGGGACGGTGACGATCGAGGACCTGCTCCCCGAGCTCGCGGACGCCTTCCCGCCGCCCGCCCACGACGTGCTGGTCGCGGCCCGCGAGGACCGGGTGGGCGGCCACGTGCTGCCGCACACCTTCGGCAACGTGACGGTGACGCGGACGCCCGGCATCACGCGAGCCCTGGCCGGAGCGGACCTGCTGGTCACCCGGGGCGGGCAGAACAGCCTGATGGCGGCGATGCTCGCCGGAGTGCCGGTCGTCGGCGTGCCCGGCGACCACGTCGAGCCCCGCTACAACCTCGCGGTCCTGGAGGCGCACGGCGCCGCCCGCGTCCTCGGCGGCGTGCCGACGTCCGCCGAGCTCAAGGAGGCCGCCGGCCATCTCGCCGCGACCGCCGCCGCGGAGCGGGCCCGCCGCCTCGGCGCCCTCCTGCGCGACACCCCCGGCCCGTACGGGGTCGTCCGGGCGATGGAGTCCCTCGCCTCCGGACGTCTCGGAGCCCCGGACCGGTGGCGCCCGCCGGCGCCCGCGCCGGTGGGGGCGGGCGGGCCGGCATCGGCGGACGGCCTCCAACCGGCGGGCGCTCCGTCCCACGCGGCGTGGATATGA